In Kryptolebias marmoratus isolate JLee-2015 linkage group LG20, ASM164957v2, whole genome shotgun sequence, a genomic segment contains:
- the gigyf2 gene encoding GRB10-interacting GYF protein 2 isoform X6, whose translation MAETQTLNFGPEWLRALSGGGGGGGSGGGGSGSGLGGVSGSSSLIASPPLSPALPKYKLADYRYGREEMLALYVKDNKIPIDLHDKEFLSILQEEPLPPLALVSFTEEEQRNFSMSVNSAAVLRLTGRGGGPIAGAPRGRSTSRGRGRGRGDGGFYQRSFDDVEGFGRGVREMHRSQSWEERGERRFEKPGRKDPEAAPGHFPMNHIRGAYEDGGAGLPRKHDFTRSESENWRTSRDDQNDGPRSAGWREHPDQRRRFPFDAREDERGYRRQRSGSGSFEDERDSLPEWCLEDADEEAGTFDSSGAFLSLKKASKEPIPEEAELDFKPLEECEEGLEEADTSPRDTKETEKEAKREADRKEFARVSEEAPAVHPPVASAALESHPPAQSLSPSHPHRTEESERPAERQPPLELPPEPCKAPMRVPMSTSILESLPMTHVSSALPEVSAPSSSVHLPQQKPMEVPMVMSNPSPFTSSILAPISRPTIMPHDTDEDEGLKHFEQEAEKMVAYLQDSGVDDDRLTAKTSEKPKPAGLPLTHEAALKWFYKDPQGEIQGPFSNQEMSEWFQAGYFTMSLLVKRGCDEVFQPLGEIMKIWGRVPFSPGPAPPPLQSDGDQERLKRQQELTALNLYQLQQLQYQYLLRQQYAQAMAQQKALVLNSAPLQQQQQHQQQINHLLQQYQALKISASDSLLPPVTRSLSVPDSGSVWEMQNPSSQASCTPNLQQAAASTWEGSSVWDLPIDSMAQAPTIEQMQQFEKAKSAKLELERREAEMRAKREEEERKRLEEALRARQEEERKRREEEELARQKQEEALRRQRELEEAQRRQKEEEERLAQEEALQKLEERRREEEEKQKREEFLRKQEEEQRKQEELEALRRHEEEKRAEEEAAAAAAAAAAAAAAALAQQQEEQKRREQEAQRHQELQRQRQQQQEALRRLQQQQQQQQQLAQIKLPSSSKWGQQSTNTLNPAQNALSLAEIQKLEEERERLTLEEQRRQQQEHLKQQQQAALQQAQQSHAKLSGWGNVAKQPAMTKSLLEIQREEAQQMKQRKEQPHHPHPVATQQARPQNRTPSLSNSVWGSVNTSTNWGSDPSSIWGDTHNSNMGFWDEAVKEAVQQPPQNKKGNSQKNNKGNANLSNSLSGRSSKKVEEEEKLLKLFQGVSKSQQDTFMQWCEQTLHTLNTANNLDVPTFASFLKEVDSPYEVHDYVRAYLGDTPESKDFAKQFLERRAKQNANQQKQAPSNQQLAKQQQQQQQDSVWGGTGPSTIYQSNHMSSQQQQRFETVTSGKKKKKQKMVRADPSLLGFSVNASSERLNMGEIETLEDF comes from the exons atggccgaAACCCAGACGCTTAACTTTGGACCAGAATG gCTCCGTGCCCTGTCCGGAGGCGGTGGCGGTGGCGGCAGCGGCGGTGGCGGCAGCGGCAGTGGACTCGGTGGAGTCAGTGGAAGCAGCAGCCTCATTGCCTCTCCACCCCTCTCACCTGCGTTGCCAAAGTATAAACTCGCAGACTATCGCTACGGGAGAGAAGAAATGCTAGCACTTTATGTAAAGGATAACAAG ATCCCTATAGACCTACATGATAAGGAGTTCCTGTCCATACTGCAAGAGGAACCCTTACCACCTCTGGCACTTGTGTCTTTTACAGAGGAGGAACAG agaaaCTTTTCCATGTCTGTAAACAGCGCAGCTGTACTTCGGCTGACAGGGCGGGGAGGCGGACCGATAGCCGGGGCGCCGAGGGGCCGAAGTACATCAAGAGGTAGAG GTCGGGGAAGAGGTGACGGAGGCTTTTACCAAAGAAGTTTTGACGACGTGGAGGGTTTTGGGCGCGGAGTGCGAGAAATGCATCGCTCTCAAAGCTGGGAAGAAAG GGGGGAGAGACGATTTGAAAAGCCAGGACGAAAAGATCCAG AAGCTGCTCCAGGACATTTTCCGATGAATCACA TTCGAGGCGCTTACGAGGACGGCGGGGCGGGACTGCCGAGGAAGCACGACTTTACGCGCTCAGAGAGCGAGAACTGGCGCACTTCTCGCGATGATCAGAACG ACGGGCCTCGGTCGGCAGGGTGGCGGGAACACCCGGACCAGCGTCGGCGTTTCCCGTTCGACGCGCGGGAAGACGAGCGCGGCTACAGGAGGCAGAGGTCGGGCAGCGGCAGCTTTGAGGACGAGAGGGACAGCTTGCCCGAGTGGTGTCTGGAGGACGCAGACGAAGAAGCGGGCACATTCGACTCCTCGGGGGCATTTCTGTCTCTAAAG AAAGCATCAAAGGAGCCGATCCCAGAAGAAGCAGAGCTCGACTTCAAACCCTTGGAGGAGTGTGAAGAGGGCCTGGAGGAGGCGGACACGTCGCCCAGGGACAccaaagagacagaaaaggagGCCAAAAGAGAAGCTGACAGAAAAG agtttGCCAGAGTCTCGGAAGAGGCTCCAGCTGTTCATCCACCTGTTGCCTCGGCGGCCTTGGAATCCCATCCCCCGGCGCAGAGTTTATCCCCCAGCCACCCCCACAGGACGGAGGAGTCCGAGAGACCGGCCGAGCGCCAGCCGCCCCTTGAGCTCCCGCCAGAGCCGTGCAAAGCGCCCATGCGTGTCCCGATGTCCACAAGCATTTTGGAGTCTCTACCCATGACCCACGTTTCCAGCGCCCTGCCAG AGGTGTCTGCTCCATCATCATCGGTTCATCTACCACAGCAGAAGCCCATGGAGGTCCCTATGGTCATGAGCAATCCCTCACCCTTCACATCAAGCATATTAGCACCTATAAGCAGGCCCACCATTATGCCACACGACACCGACGAAGACGAGGGACTAAAACACTTTGAGCAA GAGGCAGAAAAGATGGTAGCGTACCTACAAGACAGCGGCGTGGACGATGACAGACTGACCGCGAAGACGTCAGAAAAGCCCAAGCCTGCAGGCCTGCCTCTGACCCACGAAGCAGCCCTCAAGTGGTTTTACAAAGACCCGCAGGGGGAGATACAGG GTCCGTTCAGCAATCAGGAGATGTCGGAGTGGTTTCAGGCTGGTTATTTCACCATGTCGTTGTTGGTCAAAAGAGGCTGCGATGAAGTGTTTCAGCCTCTGGGAGAGATCATGAAGATTTGGGGGAGGGTGCCATTTTCTCCAGGCCCTGCACCTCCACCCCTACAA TCTGATGGTGACCAGGAAAGGTTGAAAAGGCAGCAGGAGCTCACCGCCCTCAACCTTTACCAGTTACAGCAGCTCCAATATCAATACCTCCTCAG GCAGCAATATGCCCAGGCTATGGCCCAGCAGAAAGCTTTAGTTCTTAACTCAGCTcctcttcagcagcagcagcagcaccaacaGCAGATAAACCACCTTCTACAGCAATACCAAGCTCTGAAGATAAG CGCTTCAGATAGTCTTCTACCTCCCGTGACTCGATCCCTGTCTGTACCAGACTCTGGTTCTGTGTGGGAAATGCAGAACCCATCCTCTCAGGCTTCCTGCACACCAAACCTCCAACAAGCTGCCGCAAGCA CATGGGAAGGCAGCAGCGTCTGGGATTTGCCGATAGACTCAATGGCGCAGGCTCCGACGATCGAGCAGATGCAGCAGTTTGAGAAGGCCAAGTCTGCAAAG ctggagctggagcggCGCGAGGCAGAAATGAGAGCGAAACGGGAGGAAGAAGAGCGGAAACGCTTGGAGGAGGCTCTCAGGGCTcggcaggaggaggagcggaAACGacgggaagaggaggagctggcGCGACAGAAACAG GAGGAGGCTTTGAGGCGGCAAAGGGAACTAGAGGAGGCGCAGCGTaggcaaaaagaagaagaggagaggctggCGCAGGAGGAAGCACTCCAAAAATTAGAAGAAAGGCGgagggaagaggaagagaaacagaaacgGGAAGAGTTCCTTCGTAAACAA gaagaggagcagagaaagcaggAAGAACTAGAAGCATTAAGGAGGCATGAGGAGGAGAAACGGGCAGAGGAAGAGGCAGCCGCCGccgcagcagctgctgcagctgccgccgccgccgctcttGCACAACAACAGGAGGAGCAAAAAAGAAGAGAGCAGGAGGCCCAAAGAcaccaggagctgcagagacagcgacagcagcagcaggaggccCTCAGacggctgcagcagcaacagcagcagcagcagcagcttgcaCAAATAAAG CTTCCATCTTCTTCTAAGTGGGGGCAGCAATCAACCAACACTCTAAACCCGGCTCAGAACGCCCTGTCGCTGGCCGAGATCCAGAAACTCGAGGAGGAGAGGGAACGACTGACGCTGGAGGAG CAGAGACGTCAGCAGCAAGAGcacctgaagcagcagcagcaggcggcCCTGCAGCAGGCTCAGCAGTCCCACGCCAAGCTGTCCGGCTGGGGCAACGTGGCCAAACAGCCCGCCATGACCAAGTCTCTGCTGGAGATCCAGAGGGAAGAAGCCCAGCAGATGAAGCAGCGGAAGGAGCAGCCGCACCATCCGCACCCCGTCGCCACCCAACAGGCCCGACCGCAAAACCGAACC CCGTCACTCAGTAACTCGGTATGGGGGTCTGTCAACACCAGCACCAACTGGGGCTCAGATCCCAGCAGCATCTGGGGCGACACCCACAACTCAAACATGGGCTTCTGGGACGAAGCCGTGAAGGAGGCGGTCCAGCAGCCCCCCCAGAACAAAAAAGGCAACTCTCAGAAGAACAATAAGGGCAACGCCAACCTCAG TAACTCTCTGAGTGGGCGAAGCAGCAAGAAAgtagaagaggaggagaagctgctgaagTTGTTCCAAGGCGTCAGTAAGAGCCAGCAGGACACCTTCATGCAGTGGTGCGAGCAAACGCTGCACACGCTCAACACCGCCAACAACCTGGATG TTCCTACGTTTGCATCCTTCTTGAAGGAGGTGGACTCCCCGTACGAGGTGCACGACTACGTCAGGGCCTACTTGGGAGACACCCCCGAGTCCAAGGACTTTGCCAAGCAGTTCCTCGAACGCCGTGCCAAACAGAACGCCAACCAACAGAAGCAGGCGCCATCGAACCAACAGCTCgccaagcagcagcagcagcagcagcag GACTCAGTGTGGGGCGGAACCGGACCCTCGACAATCTACCAGTCGAACCACATgagcagccagcagcagcagcggttTGAGACGGTCACCtcagggaagaagaagaagaagcagaagatgGTGCGAGCAGACCCCAGCCTTTTAG GTTTTTCTGTCAACGCGTCGTCCGAGAGGCTGAATATGGGAGAAATCGAGACTCTGGAGGACTTTTAA
- the gigyf2 gene encoding GRB10-interacting GYF protein 2 isoform X1 has product MAETQTLNFGPEWLRALSGGGGGGGSGGGGSGSGLGGVSGSSSLIASPPLSPALPKYKLADYRYGREEMLALYVKDNKIPIDLHDKEFLSILQEEPLPPLALVSFTEEEQRNFSMSVNSAAVLRLTGRGGGPIAGAPRGRSTSRGRGRGRGDGGFYQRSFDDVEGFGRGVREMHRSQSWEERGERRFEKPGRKDPAEAAPGHFPMNHIRGAYEDGGAGLPRKHDFTRSESENWRTSRDDQNGEDDEGVWRLAGSQRDNDRWCPPSPDGPRSAGWREHPDQRRRFPFDAREDERGYRRQRSGSGSFEDERDSLPEWCLEDADEEAGTFDSSGAFLSLKKASKEPIPEEAELDFKPLEECEEGLEEADTSPRDTKETEKEAKREADRKEFARVSEEAPAVHPPVASAALESHPPAQSLSPSHPHRTEESERPAERQPPLELPPEPCKAPMRVPMSTSILESLPMTHVSSALPEVSAPSSSVHLPQQKPMEVPMVMSNPSPFTSSILAPISRPTIMPHDTDEDEGLKHFEQEAEKMVAYLQDSGVDDDRLTAKTSEKPKPAGLPLTHEAALKWFYKDPQGEIQGPFSNQEMSEWFQAGYFTMSLLVKRGCDEVFQPLGEIMKIWGRVPFSPGPAPPPLQSDGDQERLKRQQELTALNLYQLQQLQYQYLLRQQYAQAMAQQKALVLNSAPLQQQQQHQQQINHLLQQYQALKISASDSLLPPVTRSLSVPDSGSVWEMQNPSSQASCTPNLQQAAASTWEGSSVWDLPIDSMAQAPTIEQMQQFEKAKSAKLELERREAEMRAKREEEERKRLEEALRARQEEERKRREEEELARQKQEEALRRQRELEEAQRRQKEEEERLAQEEALQKLEERRREEEEKQKREEFLRKQEEEQRKQEELEALRRHEEEKRAEEEAAAAAAAAAAAAAAALAQQQEEQKRREQEAQRHQELQRQRQQQQEALRRLQQQQQQQQQLAQIKLPSSSKWGQQSTNTLNPAQNALSLAEIQKLEEERERLTLEEQRRQQQEHLKQQQQAALQQAQQSHAKLSGWGNVAKQPAMTKSLLEIQREEAQQMKQRKEQPHHPHPVATQQARPQNRTPSLSNSVWGSVNTSTNWGSDPSSIWGDTHNSNMGFWDEAVKEAVQQPPQNKKGNSQKNNKGNANLSNSLSGRSSKKVEEEEKLLKLFQGVSKSQQDTFMQWCEQTLHTLNTANNLDVPTFASFLKEVDSPYEVHDYVRAYLGDTPESKDFAKQFLERRAKQNANQQKQAPSNQQLAKQQQQQQQKDSVWGGTGPSTIYQSNHMSSQQQQRFETVTSGKKKKKQKMVRADPSLLGFSVNASSERLNMGEIETLEDF; this is encoded by the exons atggccgaAACCCAGACGCTTAACTTTGGACCAGAATG gCTCCGTGCCCTGTCCGGAGGCGGTGGCGGTGGCGGCAGCGGCGGTGGCGGCAGCGGCAGTGGACTCGGTGGAGTCAGTGGAAGCAGCAGCCTCATTGCCTCTCCACCCCTCTCACCTGCGTTGCCAAAGTATAAACTCGCAGACTATCGCTACGGGAGAGAAGAAATGCTAGCACTTTATGTAAAGGATAACAAG ATCCCTATAGACCTACATGATAAGGAGTTCCTGTCCATACTGCAAGAGGAACCCTTACCACCTCTGGCACTTGTGTCTTTTACAGAGGAGGAACAG agaaaCTTTTCCATGTCTGTAAACAGCGCAGCTGTACTTCGGCTGACAGGGCGGGGAGGCGGACCGATAGCCGGGGCGCCGAGGGGCCGAAGTACATCAAGAGGTAGAG GTCGGGGAAGAGGTGACGGAGGCTTTTACCAAAGAAGTTTTGACGACGTGGAGGGTTTTGGGCGCGGAGTGCGAGAAATGCATCGCTCTCAAAGCTGGGAAGAAAG GGGGGAGAGACGATTTGAAAAGCCAGGACGAAAAGATCCAG CAGAAGCTGCTCCAGGACATTTTCCGATGAATCACA TTCGAGGCGCTTACGAGGACGGCGGGGCGGGACTGCCGAGGAAGCACGACTTTACGCGCTCAGAGAGCGAGAACTGGCGCACTTCTCGCGATGATCAGAACGGTGAGGATGATGAGGGGGTCTGGCGCCTGGCAGGTTCTCAACGGGACAATGACCGGTGGTGCCCCCCGAGCCCAG ACGGGCCTCGGTCGGCAGGGTGGCGGGAACACCCGGACCAGCGTCGGCGTTTCCCGTTCGACGCGCGGGAAGACGAGCGCGGCTACAGGAGGCAGAGGTCGGGCAGCGGCAGCTTTGAGGACGAGAGGGACAGCTTGCCCGAGTGGTGTCTGGAGGACGCAGACGAAGAAGCGGGCACATTCGACTCCTCGGGGGCATTTCTGTCTCTAAAG AAAGCATCAAAGGAGCCGATCCCAGAAGAAGCAGAGCTCGACTTCAAACCCTTGGAGGAGTGTGAAGAGGGCCTGGAGGAGGCGGACACGTCGCCCAGGGACAccaaagagacagaaaaggagGCCAAAAGAGAAGCTGACAGAAAAG agtttGCCAGAGTCTCGGAAGAGGCTCCAGCTGTTCATCCACCTGTTGCCTCGGCGGCCTTGGAATCCCATCCCCCGGCGCAGAGTTTATCCCCCAGCCACCCCCACAGGACGGAGGAGTCCGAGAGACCGGCCGAGCGCCAGCCGCCCCTTGAGCTCCCGCCAGAGCCGTGCAAAGCGCCCATGCGTGTCCCGATGTCCACAAGCATTTTGGAGTCTCTACCCATGACCCACGTTTCCAGCGCCCTGCCAG AGGTGTCTGCTCCATCATCATCGGTTCATCTACCACAGCAGAAGCCCATGGAGGTCCCTATGGTCATGAGCAATCCCTCACCCTTCACATCAAGCATATTAGCACCTATAAGCAGGCCCACCATTATGCCACACGACACCGACGAAGACGAGGGACTAAAACACTTTGAGCAA GAGGCAGAAAAGATGGTAGCGTACCTACAAGACAGCGGCGTGGACGATGACAGACTGACCGCGAAGACGTCAGAAAAGCCCAAGCCTGCAGGCCTGCCTCTGACCCACGAAGCAGCCCTCAAGTGGTTTTACAAAGACCCGCAGGGGGAGATACAGG GTCCGTTCAGCAATCAGGAGATGTCGGAGTGGTTTCAGGCTGGTTATTTCACCATGTCGTTGTTGGTCAAAAGAGGCTGCGATGAAGTGTTTCAGCCTCTGGGAGAGATCATGAAGATTTGGGGGAGGGTGCCATTTTCTCCAGGCCCTGCACCTCCACCCCTACAA TCTGATGGTGACCAGGAAAGGTTGAAAAGGCAGCAGGAGCTCACCGCCCTCAACCTTTACCAGTTACAGCAGCTCCAATATCAATACCTCCTCAG GCAGCAATATGCCCAGGCTATGGCCCAGCAGAAAGCTTTAGTTCTTAACTCAGCTcctcttcagcagcagcagcagcaccaacaGCAGATAAACCACCTTCTACAGCAATACCAAGCTCTGAAGATAAG CGCTTCAGATAGTCTTCTACCTCCCGTGACTCGATCCCTGTCTGTACCAGACTCTGGTTCTGTGTGGGAAATGCAGAACCCATCCTCTCAGGCTTCCTGCACACCAAACCTCCAACAAGCTGCCGCAAGCA CATGGGAAGGCAGCAGCGTCTGGGATTTGCCGATAGACTCAATGGCGCAGGCTCCGACGATCGAGCAGATGCAGCAGTTTGAGAAGGCCAAGTCTGCAAAG ctggagctggagcggCGCGAGGCAGAAATGAGAGCGAAACGGGAGGAAGAAGAGCGGAAACGCTTGGAGGAGGCTCTCAGGGCTcggcaggaggaggagcggaAACGacgggaagaggaggagctggcGCGACAGAAACAG GAGGAGGCTTTGAGGCGGCAAAGGGAACTAGAGGAGGCGCAGCGTaggcaaaaagaagaagaggagaggctggCGCAGGAGGAAGCACTCCAAAAATTAGAAGAAAGGCGgagggaagaggaagagaaacagaaacgGGAAGAGTTCCTTCGTAAACAA gaagaggagcagagaaagcaggAAGAACTAGAAGCATTAAGGAGGCATGAGGAGGAGAAACGGGCAGAGGAAGAGGCAGCCGCCGccgcagcagctgctgcagctgccgccgccgccgctcttGCACAACAACAGGAGGAGCAAAAAAGAAGAGAGCAGGAGGCCCAAAGAcaccaggagctgcagagacagcgacagcagcagcaggaggccCTCAGacggctgcagcagcaacagcagcagcagcagcagcttgcaCAAATAAAG CTTCCATCTTCTTCTAAGTGGGGGCAGCAATCAACCAACACTCTAAACCCGGCTCAGAACGCCCTGTCGCTGGCCGAGATCCAGAAACTCGAGGAGGAGAGGGAACGACTGACGCTGGAGGAG CAGAGACGTCAGCAGCAAGAGcacctgaagcagcagcagcaggcggcCCTGCAGCAGGCTCAGCAGTCCCACGCCAAGCTGTCCGGCTGGGGCAACGTGGCCAAACAGCCCGCCATGACCAAGTCTCTGCTGGAGATCCAGAGGGAAGAAGCCCAGCAGATGAAGCAGCGGAAGGAGCAGCCGCACCATCCGCACCCCGTCGCCACCCAACAGGCCCGACCGCAAAACCGAACC CCGTCACTCAGTAACTCGGTATGGGGGTCTGTCAACACCAGCACCAACTGGGGCTCAGATCCCAGCAGCATCTGGGGCGACACCCACAACTCAAACATGGGCTTCTGGGACGAAGCCGTGAAGGAGGCGGTCCAGCAGCCCCCCCAGAACAAAAAAGGCAACTCTCAGAAGAACAATAAGGGCAACGCCAACCTCAG TAACTCTCTGAGTGGGCGAAGCAGCAAGAAAgtagaagaggaggagaagctgctgaagTTGTTCCAAGGCGTCAGTAAGAGCCAGCAGGACACCTTCATGCAGTGGTGCGAGCAAACGCTGCACACGCTCAACACCGCCAACAACCTGGATG TTCCTACGTTTGCATCCTTCTTGAAGGAGGTGGACTCCCCGTACGAGGTGCACGACTACGTCAGGGCCTACTTGGGAGACACCCCCGAGTCCAAGGACTTTGCCAAGCAGTTCCTCGAACGCCGTGCCAAACAGAACGCCAACCAACAGAAGCAGGCGCCATCGAACCAACAGCTCgccaagcagcagcagcagcagcagcag aagGACTCAGTGTGGGGCGGAACCGGACCCTCGACAATCTACCAGTCGAACCACATgagcagccagcagcagcagcggttTGAGACGGTCACCtcagggaagaagaagaagaagcagaagatgGTGCGAGCAGACCCCAGCCTTTTAG GTTTTTCTGTCAACGCGTCGTCCGAGAGGCTGAATATGGGAGAAATCGAGACTCTGGAGGACTTTTAA